Part of the Benincasa hispida cultivar B227 chromosome 12, ASM972705v1, whole genome shotgun sequence genome is shown below.
GTCTACCGTTGAAATTTTAcatcaaaagattaaaaaaatagtagatcaatcataatttaaagttaataacAAAAACAATGGATGgcaataacaataaattactAATACCattatatcatcaatatacccTATATACAAATGATAGATATGTATCAATAATAAATGTCTGTCATTTATATACATAGAAATAGTTTATCTGAAAATGTTCCACATTAATGCTAaacataaaaatagttttaaaatagttgctaataaatataaaaaatagtgtatcaataattaaaaaaaccatCGACATATTAATGGTCCATTAGTAAGATGAATAAAATTGTCCATCAACAAAAATAGTTGATAaatgatagacatctattaataataaacgtaaaaatattttatgggtgatagacaaaaataaaattatttgcaTAAGCCTATTAATAATAAACTACTAAAATATGtagtttttattgatgatagaaGCCTATGATGCACAacacatatatatactatataaatGTATTTCATTAGAAATGTAAAACATGTTGATATGTTTTCAGGAAAACAAAGAATTGAAAATCTTGAACAAAGGATTAATCTGTATCGAACTGCACTTGAGGGTGATTGGAAAAATGCTCAATCTATTTTGGtgaataataaatcattgtTAACTGCTTCAATAACACGAGACAAGGAGACTGCTTTGCATATTGCCGCTGGAGCCAAGCACAGTGGTTTTGTGGAAGAGCTTGTAAAACAAATGAGCAAAGAGGAAGTTGCTTTGAAAAATAGACATGGAAACACTGCCCTATGCTTTGCTGCTGCTTCAGGAGTTGTAAAAATTGCTGAGGTGATGGTTAATAAGAACAAGCATCTTCCACTTATTCGTGGCTTTGGTGATGTTACTCCTCTTTTCATGGCAGTTTCTTACAAATGCAAACCAATGGCTTCCTACCTATTTTCTGTCACTCAACTCATCGAGCTAACCTCCGAGGAACAGATCGAGCTTCTTATTGCCACCATACATAGTGACTATTTTGGTAAATTCACTTCTAACaacttgttttgttttatctccCCTATGCGTgtgcttttatatatatataaattttctcATAGGGTATCCTTTAGGTTCGGTTTAGGGTTGACAAAATTTTTCGTGGGGTTGGGTCTCCATGGGACCCCACTCGGATGGAGAATCCCTGATTTGAATAGGGATGGGGTTAAACTAATGACCTTTTTAGGGTCCTGTCCAAGGACAGGGAGGGGACCCCGTCCCGACCCAGattagaatttttaaatatatatatatatatatatatatatatatggtatttaactttttacatttaACTCAGTTTTTAGTTTAGTTCAATTTAAGTTCAACTAAAGTGTTCAAGCCCAGACCCAACCTTAATTTAGTCCGTATTAGGAATTAACAAGGGAATCCTTGTAGGGGTTAACACAGGAAACGAGAAATCCCACCTTCATCCCCGCCAGGGGGCGGGAATAGGGGTAAATTCCCCCATTGAGGATGGGGACGATGAACCCACCTCCCGGCCCTGACCCTGTTCCAACCCTAGTTCTGTTTGATTACCATTTAGCGGGCATTTGGGGTGCCGAGTCGATTATTATGTTTAGTGATTATTATAGTTGGTAGGTTATAATAGTTAATGAATTATAATAGTTAGTGTTTGAGGTGCAGATtatttagtttgagttataataatttgtgaggttgtaaactattttagtttgggtaaGAAGCAGTAAACACTATAGCAAAGAAAAAAACAGAGGATGAGTGACAAATAGTGAATGTTGTGGGAAAGAGGGTtatgaaatagtatttactatacttaattgtaggttataaatagttataCACACCACTATTATATATTTGGTACTCATAACATGGAATGAGTTATAATAGCTCACTCCACCACTTTCTGGTTGGTGTTCCAAACGGTcccttaattttctttataaataagttttgaaacaaaaaatgtaaattccatttggtaaccattttgttttttgtttttgttttttgaaattaagcctatagacactacttacacctccaaatttcatcatttgttatatatttttcatcaacaattcaaaaaattaaaccaaattaaaatatcttttaaaaagttgtttttgtttttggaatttggctaaaaatttaatcattgtacttaaaaagatgcaaatcattgtaagaaatgttgatgatatagatttaattttttaaaataaaaaaaaacataatggttaccaaatagaaccgtagattttaaaagtttgtttttaaCTTTTAGAATTGTACTAAGATTTTAACTGTTTAGTGCAGAaagataattcataattaagaagtcatacacaaatatattttctaaaaactaaATGGGTTTTCGAACGGGACTTTAACTAATAAATTTCACTTCTCCTTTACAGatataagtttgaaaattttggaattGAATCCAAGCTTGGCCACCATGAAAGACACAAAAAACAATAACGAGACAGCATTGCATGTCATGGCTAGAAAACCGTCAGCAATCGATAGTGGAGATCGGCTAAACTTTTGGAAAAACTGTATCACTTGTTAGTTTATACGTTTACCCTTTTAAATTcttcattttgtctatatatatatatacacaactTAATTAATGACATAACCTTTGCTTCATCTTTGACTGCACAGTCGTGCAAGGGATCTCCAataaagaagaagagatgaagacAGTAGCCCGTCAATTAGTTGAATCATTATGGAAACATGCTGTATTTGAGTTTCCacaaaaagagttgttgagcTTCATTAGACATCCCTCAAGATTGCTTCATGATGCCGCAAGTGTAGGAAATGTTGAGTTTTTGGTTTTACTCATTCGTAGATATCCAGATATTGTATGGGAAGAAGACGCTGATGGTAAAAGTATATTTCATGTAGCAGTTGAGAATCGACTTGAGGATGTGTTCAATCTAATATATGAGATTGGTGGGCTGAAGGACTTTTCTGCAAAATATAGAACCACTGTTAAAGGAAAGTATAATATTCTACATCTGGCTGCAAAACTGGCTGCTCCTAACCATCTCGATAGGGTCTCAGGAGCAGCCCTTCAAATGCAACGTGAATTACTTTGGTTTAAGGTAACATACTTAATCACccattgatacattatattacaAACCTttgttttctctctctcatgagacctttcaaattgaataatgaAGGAAGTAGAGAAGATAGTCCTGTCGTCCCAACTGGAGGCCAAATGTGAGGATCCTCTAAAGTTGACACCGCGCGAGTTATTCACTAAAGAGCACAAAGATCTTCGTAAAGATGGCGAGGCGTGGATGAGAAACACAGCAAACTCTTGCATGCTTGTATCAACTTTAATTGCCACAGTAATATTTGCAGCAGCCTTCACAGTTCCTGGTGGTGATAATAGTGAAGGCACTCCTATATTTCAAAAGAGGTTTTGGTTCACTGTGTTTGTTATATCAGATGCAGTTGCTTTGATCTCAGCCTCAAGTTCAATTTTGGTTTTCTTGTCGATCCTAACGTCACGCTATTCAGAAGATGATTTCTTGCATTCACTGCCCTTTAGATTGCTCATCGGACTCACTTCGTTGTTCATCTCCATTGTGTGCATGGTGGTGGCCTTTAGTGCAACCTTCTTTATGCATTACCACAATAATACAAATACGTGGGTTCCTACCACAGTGGCTACAACAACGATTGTTCCAGTTTGCTGCTTTTGCGTGCTTCAGTTTAAACTATGGGTCGATATATTTCACAACACTTATTTGTCTAAGTTTCTTTTCAGGTCCCGTCAGCGTAAATTGTCCTCATCATCTCCTCTCACGGTTTTTTTCTCATCATCTACCACTGACTCTTCCCCTTTGCCCTTACCCAACTCTATTATCTGCTCTACGCCTCATTCTGCACGTGATTCTGCATCTTGTTCGCAGGATTTCAGCCAATTTACTATAGACTGGTTACCGACCAACACCATTAACGACTCTAATTAACTCCATGCATGCAGAATTTTGGATTCACCAAAAAAGAAAGTttgctttttttatttttctttttatgcatAGAGTATTATTCTTGAGgtgtaaagaaaatttttttaatggttAAGGCTTGAAGCTAGCTAGTCACTTgtttaagaataattattttaaatgtgtATAGCTATCATGGATCACAATAGTGTTAAAGGAGGATTTAAACCACATGTTCCCTCCATCGCATTTCTTTCTTGGTATAAATAaacaaagtttaaaaaaaactatcaaaTGTTGAAGTCTACCACTGACAATCAGTGATAGAAAATGATAAAAGTAGAtttgtatcaatgatagatagtgataatcttttatcattatctatcaatgataatttGAGTATTTTATTACTGTCTATCACTATCAAATATTGTaaatgtctatcaatgttttattttttaatattctttctTGGTATAAGTAGACATAAaggtaaaaaagaaattatcaaATGTTGACATCTACCCTTGATAgcgatagaagtttatcactctctatcagtgatagacttacACATTCAATCAGAgaaagaagtctatcactgatagagaGTGATAAACTTCTTTCTCTGATTGAATGTGtaagtctatcactgtctatcaatgttAAAATATGTCATAAGTTtctataaattatatgttttgTTATTTGAGTATTCTTTCTTTATATGTATAGACCTCTAAATTTGTCCGGTATTTTATTTGTtcatccttattttttttttagattttgcgTAATTGTCATGATTTAGAATTTGCTAGCTTTTAagataaaataacaataaataaataagtaagcCTTTgagtaattaatataatattgaaataatttataTCTAATCAAATTCAGAAAGAATTAATTGTgtcaaaatatttttcaaatcattAATTAATCTTCCATCAGTTTTATTAAttccttttaaatttaatttgattgatttttcttaATTGAAAAGGCTTTGGGTTTTCTATAAATTGAGTGACCATGAGCCATTTGAACGTATACAATATCacacttaaaaaaaatgcaattggtagcatttttagaaataataaccaagtgtataacatcatttaaaaaaaattgcaaatatagacaagttTATCAATGATACTTCTCTCGTTGATAGACTCccaagtctattagtgataaacttctatcgttgatagactcttactagtgatatgttctatcactgatagactgctaccaataatatggtctatcactgatagactatttaaatttgaccatatttacaatttttttatattatgttatatctgctaatactttgagtgtaatgtctatatttgcgaccgtctcttaaaaaaaactctagaagtgtttctctccaattttttttctctcgttTTCTTTCATTCTCTCTTGATTCTTTTCCTCTCTCGTATACTCCAACAATCTCTccattttttctcattttttattaaaaaaaaattagggtaattgcaattggtagcatttttagtaataataaccaagtgtataacatcattttaaaaaaattacaaatatagacaagtctatcagcaatagacttctatcgttgatagactcttactagtaatatggtttatatcatctaccaataatatggtctatcactgtacactatttaaatttggacatatttgtaattttttcttacattatgttatatctactaatactttggatctaatgtctatatttgcaactgttcTTTTTTAGGCATATGTTAGATGTATCTCTTTTACATTCACTCATGACATTATAAAAGAATTTCAATCTGTGtagcatttttattttatggcaATTTTATATCCATATAGTTAGATTtgtattaataataaaatcatttgTGTGTTATGCAAAATTTAGATTCATGgtctttgttcttttttttttcttttttttttttttaaggatttaGAATCATAGTTACTACATACATTTGAAACATTTATGGTTCAAAATCCCTCGAATAATGTTCATaaacgtgatttttggaaagTATTTGTTCATACATTTTTGTTCTTGTATTCGTTAATAATTGTTTGTGCATTTTTATTTGAgttaataaacattttattcttgcataaaaaaacaaagattTTTTTGGACGATGAAACTCAAACTTTCGGAACGCCATGATTTGAGATTCTACCAATTTGGTTTTAATGTttcttattaaataaaattttgattaaatttcttttttttttctttccttttattatattttattctttttatagtaaaaaatttagaaaaatatgcatttaaaaaaatttcataaaaggcatttttttcattgaaagtaaattttgaatttcaataaatcAATCCCTgatatttctttaaataaaacaacctaaacataaaattgattTCGTAAGATTTTtttcttacaaaaaaaatagcaataaaattttccttccatacttttcttttaaataatatttttcttaaaaatacaaataaaaaaggtTTTCGCAAAACATTTTTCCTAGGTATTTTTTGTTTAAACTTTCTTATGACGAAAATTAGGATTTCAAAAGGTTGATTCCATGATATTCTTGAGgtgattaatttattttagaaggtcaatttaaattcaaaaaaaaaaaaatcaatggtcTTTTACCACTCATAATTATTGTTCATCATTTATTTTCATAGTGATCAATAAAATATgggaaatttaaaaatcaatataaaaatcatcattttctacaaatatcattttctttaaattaacaagagaaaagtAAACTTCAGGAATGCAAATACCTTTCCCATATATAAAAGACCCATGAACCTTTATCTTCGTTTGCAGACCATTTTAGTATATTTTTTGCCAAGTCATCTCCTCTAAATCAAGATTGGTGGTGACTCCATTTTCCTTCTCTTGGGAACAAAGTCGGTCGCTCCGCATCGCAAACCCATAACGACGGTATAAATAGACAAAGCTTAAAGATAACCTATCAAACTTTGAAGTCTACCACTAATAGTTAGTGATAGAAAGAGATAGACTTCTACCACTACTAGATAATGATAATCTTTTATCATCACTTATCACTAATAAATTAagtattttgttattatttatcattgtctatcagttaTAGAAAGTGATATACTTATATCATGATAGTCAGTGATAGCcttttatcattgtctatcagtgatagaataTGTCTAGAAATTGTATTTCTTGTCAACTTCTTTAAGTCAATTTACTTCTTTAAACCGGTCTACTATTAATAGTCAATTATAGTCTTCTATCACTATTTATAAGTAATTGAAAGTGATATATTTGTATCAATTATAATCAACGATAGTCTTTTATCACTATCttgttgggatttatgtcataaagcctcgtagttaattaattattaatatagtatttaatttaatatgtaaTAATGAATTATCCATTGCAGTAAAAATCTAAGGTTATTTCATGGTACTTGAACAGTATATAattgacatataagtggatcatgttcaagaaataaTCTAAAGAATCTATAGTGTGTGGATAAGATTAAGTGCCTAATCCGGATAACACCATGGAtataacccactttgtaattgttacaaacgaTGTTATCcagatcgttcatgtggagacatgcgagtggaggtatcttatagaaagagtttgtataagataggACCGCAAAATAATTGATTTCACCATTGACTAAACAGATTAATATTTCACAGGATTACCATatgtaactcaatctcaatccttagtgagttatgaactcttgcctatgatggctcgtcctttgatttgtatgggtgagagtggttcgagttgctgactcaataagcctaccattttggggacttgatTGAGTGtgaagctgggaacataactacacaagataaaatttactccttcctaTCGTAGGCTAAGAAGATGAGTAGTTCCCAAGtgctgattccaagtcttgaacaatgagtcCCACTCTCTCACTGGCCTTAGAGGTACTTTGTTTATAGTGGGACCATAAAAAAATTCTTCATTAGAacattagtggtacttaaggacaAAGGGGTAATTATAGctgtaaaataataatttgactTAGTTGTAATTaagaacactcgtgaaggatcgacttacttgtAATGGTTGTATTCATGGAAGTAACATATTCAGTAATGTTtagagtgcaactataggcCTATAGTAGTTTGTCCcatagttaataaatattaattaaatagtttaattaattaaccttgaaccattggagcttataatctaCAAGTCTATTAGGCCCCCTACTACCTCACAACGGATAAACAAAAACCAACAgttttaaaagaatttgaaatgttcaaattgattaagggaatttatgttaattgtatctgatacaattaatataatgtatatagatatattataatataaagtttattttgtatgtgattcaaaattaaactatataatatgagaagtttattaaaatatgaattagattcctATTAGAATATAGGTTAAAAGTTAgtgtgaataagattcatattaaagtgtatttgaatatgattcaaatatatatttaattaattatgtgatatttaattaaatagataaataacTTAACTTATCTAACTATTTATtattagattaaataaaaagaaaataacccAATTACATTTCAGGGGAATGGGTGAAAGGAGTTATGACTCCTCTCTCGTCCTTAAATGCAGAAGGTCTGCATTATTAAAGATTGTCTATTTTGTTGATATGTGGAAATAAGATCTCTCCCTCTCTCTGAagctttctttcattttctcaattttataGAGAAACatcactattaaaaaaaatcatctccCTTTACTTTAAAAAAGGAGGCTCGTAAAAGTCAGTTCTTACTAAGAGAATAGCTGAGAAGACTTTTTGGAGGCATCCCATAAGTGCTATGGAGATCTATTCGTGAAGGAAGAAACTTGAAGAAgcttgttcttcaaaggtaacatTATGTTTCCCTGTAATTTTCATACTTAACCCGAATAATATTGCATTTTGAAGGTACTAGTTTATCTCTTTTGTGTTGTAAAATTCTAGGGTGTAATCAAAGCAAAAGTGACCACTCGCTTCTGCTTtaggattcgatcccttcatatctatcagtaatagaataTGCCTGATAATTGTATTTCTTGTCAACTTTTTTAAAtcagtctatcattgatactcaAGATAGTcttctatcattatctatcaatgatagaaatatGCATGAAAGTTGTATTTCTTGTCAGCTACTTTAAATCAATTTACTTCTTTAAATAAGTCTACTATTGGTAGTTAGTGATAATCTTCTAccattgtctatcagtgatagaaagtGATATATTTCTTGAAGGGATAGTGGAAGCGATTTATTACattgcttcaattttttattagaagaaaaaaaaagaactaaattACAGAAAATAAGAGTTGTTGTAAATTAGAGATTAAGCATGGTTttatctttgaagaaccatttttGTAACACCCGAACCTTCACAGGATTCCTTAGGCAGAGAGAAAAACTCATAATTCAAGCCTTGGAAGGAAAAGAAACTTAAGTATCTAAAACTATACCTTGGAAGAAGTAAAAATACTAaagaaaaattctaagtattggaGGCACAGTAGTTTGAAGTAGGATTTTGACTAAGTATGTAAACTATGCTATGAACTCATAACATAATAGGAAATTTACCCAAGTGTTCAAACTATGATGTGGACTTGGAGGAACTTCAAATTGGTCTAGGGAAgtgaaaaattgactaagtacTAAGGATATGAGGAGTAGGGGATTAACCTTGGATAAGACATTTCAAGTGGAACATATTCTAGGAGAAGAAGGAAAACTTAGACACATACTAGGGTAGGATTGGACATGATGAGCACATACGAAGGGACACTGGACACATAGGAAATGTTGTTGTGAGATGTTTGGGATCAAGTGAAAATATGAGGAAAGAAGTGGTTGTGTTGGA
Proteins encoded:
- the LOC120068020 gene encoding uncharacterized protein LOC120068020 isoform X1 — its product is MKPTKQQQQQTNQQYAAAAASTNFTFDLSNVNFSSFDTPNPLANFTAHTHDLEAPPHSNNSTDNFVQPRKQRIENLEQRINLYRTALEGDWKNAQSILVNNKSLLTASITRDKETALHIAAGAKHSGFVEELVKQMSKEEVALKNRHGNTALCFAAASGVVKIAEVMVNKNKHLPLIRGFGDVTPLFMAVSYKCKPMASYLFSVTQLIELTSEEQIELLIATIHSDYFDISLKILELNPSLATMKDTKNNNETALHVMARKPSAIDSGDRLNFWKNCITFVQGISNKEEEMKTVARQLVESLWKHAVFEFPQKELLSFIRHPSRLLHDAASVGNVEFLVLLIRRYPDIVWEEDADGKSIFHVAVENRLEDVFNLIYEIGGLKDFSAKYRTTVKGKYNILHLAAKLAAPNHLDRVSGAALQMQRELLWFKEVEKIVLSSQLEAKCEDPLKLTPRELFTKEHKDLRKDGEAWMRNTANSCMLVSTLIATVIFAAAFTVPGGDNSEGTPIFQKRFWFTVFVISDAVALISASSSILVFLSILTSRYSEDDFLHSLPFRLLIGLTSLFISIVCMVVAFSATFFMHYHNNTNTWVPTTVATTTIVPVCCFCVLQFKLWVDIFHNTYLSKFLFRSRQRKLSSSSPLTVFFSSSTTDSSPLPLPNSIICSTPHSARDSASCSQDFSQFTIDWLPTNTINDSN
- the LOC120068020 gene encoding uncharacterized protein LOC120068020 isoform X2, whose amino-acid sequence is MKPTKQQQQQTNQQYAAAAASTNFTFDLSNVNFSSFDTPNPLANFTAHTHDLEAPPHSNNSTDNFVQPRKQRIENLEQRINLYRTALEGDWKNAQSILVNNKSLLTASITRDKETALHIAAGAKHSGFVEELVKQMSKEEVALKNRHGNTALCFAAASGVVKIAEVMVNKNKHLPLIRGFGDVTPLFMAVSYKCKPMASYLFSVTQLIELTSEEQIELLIATIHSDYFDISLKILELNPSLATMKDTKNNNETALHVMARKPSAIDSGDRLNFWKNCITFVQGISNKEEEMKTVARQLVESLWKHAVFEFPQKELLSFIRHPSRLLHDAASVGNVEFLVLLIRRYPDIVWEEDADGKSIFHVAVENRLEDVFNLIYEIGGLKDFSAKYRTTVKGKYNILHLAAKLAAPNHLDRVSGAALQMQRELLWFKEVEKIVLSSQLEAKCEDPLKLTPRELFTKEHKDLRKDGEAWMRNTANSCMLVSTLIATVIFAAAFTVPGGDNSEGTPIFQKRFWFTVFVISDAVALISASSSILVFLSILTSRYSEDDFLHSLPFRLLIGLTSLFISIVCMVVAFSATFFMHYHNNTNTSRQRKLSSSSPLTVFFSSSTTDSSPLPLPNSIICSTPHSARDSASCSQDFSQFTIDWLPTNTINDSN